The following proteins are encoded in a genomic region of Corythoichthys intestinalis isolate RoL2023-P3 chromosome 5, ASM3026506v1, whole genome shotgun sequence:
- the LOC130916578 gene encoding cilia- and flagella-associated protein 20-like, producing MFRSTFQGGFLSILYSIGSKPLQIWDIKVKNGHIKRVTDNDINSLVLEVEGSNVSTNYITCPADPRQTLGIKMPFLVMIVKKTRRYFSFEVQVLDDQNLRRRFRASNHHSKTQVNSFMCTMPINVDDRWNQFQFNLADITRRAYGTSYVETQRVQIHANCRIRRVYFTDRQYTEDELPPEFKLVIPVKKQDGR from the exons ATGTTCAGAAGTACTTTTCAGGGTGGATTTCTGTCTATATTATATAGCATCGGCAGCAAACCTCTTCAGATATGGGATATAAAG GTTAAGAATGGGCATATCAAACGAGTTACAGACAATGACATCAACTCGCTCGTGCTGGAGGTAGAGGGTTCAAATGTCAG TACCAACTACATCACCTGCCCTGCTGATCCTAGGCAAACACTtggtatcaaaatgccttttcttgttATGATCGTCAAGAAAACTAGGAGATATTTCAGCTTTGAAGTCCAG GTTTTAGATGACCAGAATTTACGTCGGCGGTTTCGGGCAAGTAATCACCACAGCAAGACACAAGTGAATTCATTTATGTGCACTATGCCAATAAATGTTGATGACCGCTGGAACCAGTTTCAGTTCAATTTAGCAGACATCACCAGGAGGGCTTATGGAACCAGTTATGTAGAGACACAACGCGTGCAG ATTCATGCTAATTGTCGTATTAGGAGAGTTTATTTCACAGATAGGCAATATACAGAGGATGAGCTCCCACCTGAGTTTAAATTGGTTATTCCTGTCAAGAAACAGGATGGAAGGTAG